A part of Paraliobacillus zengyii genomic DNA contains:
- a CDS encoding ABC transporter ATP-binding protein yields MLQKKFKDKVAVDGVNLYMEKGESVGLLGPNGAGKSTTISMISSLIKPTAGDVRLHGKSVVKNPNSIRTVLGVVPQEIALYEELTAYENLKFFGRIYGLRGKELEEAIQHVLEIVGLKERHKDLVKTYSGGMKRRINIAVALLHQPEILIMDEPTVGIDPQSRSYILEMVRQLNREKGMTVLYTSHYMEEVERLCDRVYIMDHGQVIASGTKDELKSILSNEETIMIEINQPSPELYDAIQEDKRIQKITKTEKGFKLIVSKGNNILASIFHTAEKYSVQIINANVQTPTLEDVFLHLTGRKLRD; encoded by the coding sequence ATGCTCCAAAAAAAGTTTAAAGATAAAGTAGCCGTAGATGGTGTCAATTTATATATGGAGAAAGGCGAATCGGTAGGCTTATTAGGTCCAAACGGTGCTGGTAAGTCAACAACCATTTCAATGATTTCTTCTTTAATAAAACCTACTGCTGGTGATGTTCGATTACATGGCAAAAGTGTTGTTAAAAACCCTAATTCAATTCGGACCGTGCTAGGTGTTGTACCACAGGAAATAGCTTTATACGAAGAATTAACTGCATATGAAAACTTGAAATTCTTCGGACGGATATATGGACTTCGTGGTAAGGAACTTGAAGAAGCAATTCAACATGTTTTAGAAATAGTTGGATTAAAAGAACGTCACAAGGATTTAGTTAAAACATATTCTGGTGGAATGAAACGTCGTATTAATATTGCAGTTGCGCTTTTACATCAACCAGAGATTTTAATTATGGATGAACCAACTGTTGGAATTGATCCACAATCACGCAGTTATATTTTAGAAATGGTCAGGCAATTAAATAGAGAAAAGGGGATGACAGTATTATATACAAGTCATTATATGGAGGAAGTGGAGCGTCTTTGTGACCGTGTATATATCATGGATCATGGTCAAGTCATTGCTTCAGGTACAAAAGACGAATTAAAAAGTATTCTTTCAAATGAAGAGACTATAATGATCGAGATTAACCAACCTTCGCCTGAGCTTTATGATGCAATACAAGAAGATAAAAGAATTCAAAAAATAACTAAGACAGAAAAAGGATTTAAGCTAATTGTATCTAAAGGAAATAATATACTAGCAAGTATCTTTCATACTGCAGAGAAATACAGTGTCCAAATCATA
- a CDS encoding response regulator — MIRVLLVEDQAMVRQGLKMMIETAEDIRVTGQAVNGKEALVCCEKHGYDIVILDIRMPEMNGIEAARIIHSRWPNCKILILTTFNDEKYALEALRNGANGYMLKDAEPTDLIRAIRSCLDGGLVLQDNVAAKVMPNLINQNEVEKLDPSITSRELTIIEFIGAGLSNKEIAMQLNLSIGTVKNNITIVLDKLALRDRTQIAIYAIRHHIV, encoded by the coding sequence ATGATTAGGGTATTGTTAGTGGAAGATCAGGCGATGGTACGTCAAGGACTTAAAATGATGATCGAAACAGCTGAGGATATACGTGTTACTGGTCAAGCGGTAAACGGAAAAGAAGCACTGGTATGTTGTGAAAAACATGGTTACGATATTGTGATTTTAGACATTCGTATGCCTGAAATGAACGGCATAGAAGCTGCTCGGATCATCCATTCACGTTGGCCTAATTGTAAGATATTGATCCTTACAACCTTTAATGATGAGAAATATGCATTAGAAGCATTAAGAAACGGTGCAAATGGCTATATGTTGAAGGATGCTGAACCGACTGATTTAATTCGAGCTATTCGGAGTTGTCTGGATGGTGGACTTGTATTACAAGACAATGTTGCAGCAAAAGTAATGCCGAATTTAATTAACCAAAATGAAGTGGAAAAGCTAGATCCGTCGATAACATCAAGAGAACTTACTATTATAGAGTTTATTGGAGCGGGCTTGAGCAATAAGGAAATTGCAATGCAGTTAAACTTATCTATCGGTACAGTAAAAAATAATATTACGATTGTGTTAGATAAATTAGCATTACGTGATCGAACACAAATCGCGATATATGCTATTCGCCATCACATTGTATAA
- a CDS encoding YczE/YyaS/YitT family protein, whose translation MVLQRFIFYSLGIFILTFGIACTIQSTLGAGPFDALLVGLHRTFGLSVGSWEIVLGLIMVLSNALAEKRRPEYFALVTSLITGACIDFWLLILSDIVNPALFLTQLLVLLIGMIVGGLGIAINLQADFAPNPMDRSMLVIRKLTGFNLFISRGLLSIILVIFAFIFSGAIGIGTLIYAVFSGLVINFFMPYVERFERKKIQNA comes from the coding sequence ATGGTCTTACAACGTTTTATTTTTTATTCATTAGGTATTTTCATTCTAACATTCGGTATTGCCTGTACAATTCAATCAACGTTAGGAGCAGGTCCATTTGATGCGCTTCTTGTTGGCTTACATCGTACGTTTGGTTTATCTGTTGGAAGCTGGGAAATTGTCTTAGGACTTATTATGGTACTATCAAACGCACTGGCTGAAAAACGTAGACCTGAATACTTTGCATTAGTTACTTCTCTGATTACGGGAGCCTGTATAGACTTTTGGCTACTAATTCTTTCTGATATAGTTAACCCTGCGTTATTTTTAACTCAATTGTTAGTCTTGTTAATTGGCATGATTGTTGGCGGTCTTGGAATCGCTATTAATCTACAAGCAGACTTTGCCCCGAACCCAATGGATCGGTCCATGCTCGTCATTCGAAAGCTAACGGGTTTCAATCTCTTTATATCACGTGGTTTATTAAGTATCATACTTGTAATTTTTGCTTTTATTTTTAGTGGCGCTATTGGTATAGGAACATTGATTTATGCTGTGTTTTCTGGCCTCGTAATAAACTTCTTCATGCCTTATGTGGAAAGATTCGAACGAAAAAAAATCCAAAATGCATAA
- a CDS encoding sensor histidine kinase, which produces MKNMRSYWLWLLLLFSAWFLAASFRFHPIIEHPLILIGSALFFALYFLTALMQQKPNIHMLTLTIISLISIVMFWPTKDNELALLPLLVYAILAGNAVHRLHASHAIIVSSLLFLVALSPYLKGYPIEVPIYISFSTLLLTFALCAYYQTKKQEALVSIQHEVLRTEFRKVKRQLLSSEKFARQDERAQIARDMHDSVGHRLTALLMQLEIAQMQEKDRESKERLLVLKDLAKASLADTRSAVKTLKNEDIGGLSAIISLIRKLEAESHVRIEFSIKHGALSAPLTNEQSIVIYRSVQEALTNMMRHSQTKEATIIFDVPASKFFRFEITNPISEKKTMQEGFGLTSMRERINQVNGTLEIQQYNALFSVKGRIPLMEGELEA; this is translated from the coding sequence ATGAAAAATATGCGCTCTTATTGGTTATGGCTTCTATTATTGTTTTCTGCGTGGTTCCTTGCAGCGAGTTTTCGCTTCCATCCAATTATCGAACACCCGCTTATCCTAATTGGAAGTGCATTGTTTTTTGCTCTTTATTTTTTAACAGCTTTAATGCAACAAAAACCAAACATACATATGCTAACATTAACGATAATCAGTTTAATTAGTATCGTTATGTTTTGGCCTACGAAGGATAATGAACTAGCTTTATTACCTTTACTTGTCTATGCCATTTTGGCAGGGAATGCGGTACATAGACTTCATGCTAGTCATGCAATTATTGTTAGTAGTCTTCTTTTCTTAGTTGCACTTTCACCCTATCTAAAGGGTTATCCAATTGAAGTACCAATTTATATTAGTTTCTCTACACTGTTACTTACTTTTGCTTTATGTGCATATTATCAAACTAAAAAGCAAGAAGCGTTAGTAAGTATACAACATGAAGTATTACGAACTGAGTTTCGAAAAGTAAAGAGACAACTTTTATCAAGTGAAAAATTCGCAAGGCAAGATGAGCGTGCACAAATTGCTAGAGATATGCATGATTCAGTTGGTCATAGGCTGACAGCTTTACTAATGCAGTTAGAAATTGCCCAAATGCAAGAGAAAGATAGGGAATCTAAAGAAAGATTGCTAGTGTTAAAGGATTTAGCGAAGGCGAGTTTAGCAGATACACGAAGTGCAGTAAAAACACTAAAAAATGAAGATATAGGTGGTTTATCAGCAATTATTAGTTTGATTCGGAAACTAGAAGCAGAAAGCCATGTACGGATTGAATTTTCGATTAAGCATGGTGCATTATCAGCACCTTTAACAAATGAACAATCGATCGTAATTTATCGGTCTGTACAAGAAGCCCTAACAAATATGATGCGTCATAGTCAAACGAAAGAGGCCACGATTATTTTTGATGTTCCAGCTAGTAAATTTTTTCGTTTTGAGATAACTAATCCTATATCTGAAAAGAAAACGATGCAGGAAGGTTTCGGTTTAACATCCATGCGAGAAAGAATCAACCAGGTTAATGGTACCCTTGAAATCCAACAATACAATGCACTATTTAGTGTCAAAGGAAGGATACCGTTAATGGAAGGGGAATTAGAGGCATGA
- a CDS encoding methyl-accepting chemotaxis protein, whose translation MITSNIEEQTDNIDTLVVKSLENNFAIIRFDIDRRVAYVNEIFAKTMGYTKNEMINMHHRELCFPEFANSNDYQKFWSDLFSGKSYQDKIERMDKQGNRIWLEATYMPVVDSAGNVIGVSKVATDITSRQNTVTSVVQELQTMAENLNVQAETGIERSDEIVANIDKIVEVYVDNNKTLGNLQKQTESIQGIVQTIRGIASQTNLLALNAAIEAARAGEHGRGFNVVAQEVRKLSSRVEESIIEIRQNIDSITTEMKTITAGTASVEESVGNAQQQMQVATEIFKAISSAAEKLDNQAREVKNII comes from the coding sequence ATGATAACAAGTAATATAGAAGAACAAACAGATAATATTGATACATTAGTTGTAAAGTCTTTAGAAAATAATTTCGCCATTATACGTTTTGATATAGACAGACGTGTCGCCTACGTTAATGAGATTTTCGCTAAAACAATGGGATATACAAAAAATGAAATGATTAATATGCACCATAGAGAGCTATGCTTTCCGGAGTTTGCCAATAGTAATGATTATCAAAAGTTTTGGAGCGATCTTTTCTCTGGTAAAAGCTATCAAGATAAAATTGAACGGATGGATAAACAAGGGAATCGTATTTGGCTAGAAGCAACATATATGCCTGTTGTAGATTCAGCTGGCAATGTGATAGGCGTTTCTAAAGTTGCAACAGATATAACCTCTCGTCAGAATACAGTAACCTCCGTCGTCCAAGAATTACAAACAATGGCAGAGAACTTAAATGTACAGGCTGAAACAGGTATAGAACGTAGTGACGAAATTGTAGCCAATATTGATAAAATTGTTGAAGTATATGTGGATAATAATAAAACATTAGGGAATCTACAAAAACAAACAGAATCAATTCAAGGGATTGTTCAGACAATTCGAGGCATTGCATCACAAACCAATTTGTTAGCACTCAATGCAGCAATTGAAGCAGCACGAGCTGGAGAACATGGCCGAGGTTTTAACGTTGTTGCACAGGAAGTACGTAAATTGTCATCACGTGTGGAAGAATCAATCATTGAAATTCGCCAAAATATTGACTCAATAACAACTGAAATGAAGACTATTACTGCAGGAACAGCAAGTGTCGAGGAAAGTGTAGGGAATGCACAACAACAAATGCAGGTCGCTACAGAAATTTTTAAAGCTATTTCATCAGCAGCTGAAAAGTTAGACAATCAGGCACGCGAAGTGAAAAATATTATCTAA